From one Paenibacillus sp. FSL K6-1330 genomic stretch:
- a CDS encoding DMT family transporter, which translates to MARSLYIALILLSLIWGGSFFFIKNLLHDFGPWGIAFLRSTFGFLFITIVMLIMRKPFALREIRWLPTVVIAMINMALPWTLIGFSETRLASSMASVLNATTPIWTMLVGLVFFGSVFRRIQWMGMGVALVGLVILLGIRPGSFITVDFIGFAVMIGATLCYAVGSQLSKRLLGGLTMYQLTFGTLLGAMVGSGIIAFTTEKIDLSKIVEPANIGSLVGLGIFGSGVAYILFNYMVLKGSPEFATSVTYLVPATAMIWGYTLLDEPIGWSLIIGLILILSGVFITNRGGRTSKESLAAVPK; encoded by the coding sequence TTGGCACGATCCTTATATATTGCACTCATCCTCCTAAGTCTCATATGGGGAGGTTCGTTCTTTTTCATTAAAAATCTGCTGCACGATTTCGGCCCTTGGGGAATCGCCTTCCTGCGGTCGACCTTTGGATTTCTCTTCATTACGATTGTCATGCTCATCATGCGGAAGCCGTTTGCCCTGCGTGAAATTCGTTGGCTGCCGACCGTCGTGATTGCGATGATCAATATGGCACTGCCATGGACCTTAATCGGGTTTAGCGAAACCAGGTTGGCGAGCAGCATGGCTTCGGTATTAAATGCAACAACGCCGATATGGACCATGCTCGTTGGTTTAGTGTTCTTCGGCTCCGTGTTTAGGAGGATTCAATGGATGGGCATGGGGGTCGCGCTTGTCGGTCTGGTCATTCTGCTCGGCATTCGCCCCGGATCATTTATTACTGTCGATTTCATTGGCTTCGCAGTGATGATAGGTGCTACCTTGTGTTATGCCGTTGGTTCACAATTATCCAAGCGTTTACTGGGCGGACTGACGATGTATCAGCTAACATTCGGAACGCTGCTTGGGGCGATGGTAGGGAGCGGTATCATTGCTTTTACTACGGAAAAGATTGATCTTTCGAAGATCGTAGAGCCAGCCAATATAGGTTCTCTTGTTGGCCTTGGCATCTTTGGTTCTGGCGTGGCGTATATTCTGTTCAATTATATGGTTTTAAAAGGGAGCCCGGAGTTTGCCACATCCGTTACCTATCTCGTTCCTGCAACGGCGATGATCTGGGGATATACGCTGCTGGATGAACCGATTGGATGGAGCCTAATTATCGGCTTGATTCTCATTTTATCCGGTGTATTTATCACAAATCGTGGCGGACGAACATCAAAAGAGAGTTTGGCTGCTGTACCTAAGTAG
- a CDS encoding phytanoyl-CoA dioxygenase family protein, with product MRERLNVLTVEQLHKFETEGYLIVKGLFRQEELSEIEATFEVISHTTIPGHFEPVLDDEDVEPLKRYPRVMHPHRFNATAKKYMLHKPVMEVLADLYGEPALAAQSMFYYKPPGSRGQALHQDNFYLQVEPGNCIAAWTAIDPADEQNGGLLVVPKTSDYELVCPEKADSNESFTTHFVKPPKDKKVLPAIMDKGDVLFFNGNLIHGSYRNKSNRFRRAFICHYANASAAKIGAFYRPLFREDGTEINLDINPNGGPCGVEFETPYPH from the coding sequence ATGCGTGAGAGGTTAAACGTATTGACGGTAGAGCAGCTGCACAAGTTCGAAACGGAGGGATATTTAATTGTAAAAGGGCTCTTCCGCCAGGAAGAGCTGTCGGAAATCGAAGCGACGTTCGAGGTGATCAGCCACACTACTATTCCCGGCCACTTTGAGCCGGTGTTAGATGATGAAGATGTCGAACCGCTGAAGCGTTATCCTCGTGTGATGCATCCGCACCGCTTTAATGCAACCGCGAAAAAATACATGCTGCATAAGCCCGTTATGGAGGTGCTAGCCGATTTGTATGGCGAACCGGCACTCGCGGCTCAAAGTATGTTCTATTACAAACCCCCGGGTTCCCGCGGTCAGGCGCTGCACCAGGACAACTTCTACCTGCAGGTCGAGCCGGGCAACTGTATCGCGGCATGGACCGCAATCGATCCGGCTGATGAGCAGAACGGCGGGTTGCTCGTTGTTCCGAAAACAAGTGATTATGAACTGGTGTGCCCGGAGAAAGCCGATTCGAACGAGTCATTTACCACTCACTTCGTGAAGCCGCCCAAGGATAAAAAGGTCCTTCCCGCCATCATGGACAAAGGCGATGTGCTGTTCTTTAACGGCAACCTGATCCACGGCTCTTACCGCAACAAATCCAACCGTTTCCGTAGGGCCTTCATCTGCCACTACGCGAACGCGTCGGCTGCCAAGATCGGTGCATTCTATCGGCCGCTGTTCCGGGAAGACGGTACGGAGATCAATCTCGATATCAATCCGAATGGCGGTCCGTGCGGCGTCGAATTTGAAACGCCTTATCCCCATTGA
- a CDS encoding carbohydrate ABC transporter permease — MLLNIKRTPGEKLADIILLVLSVLVIIAILYPLLFVLFASFSDPRQIWDKPLLLFPAGFNLDSYAKVFENSEIWRGYANTLLYAFIGTAINIMMTVFGAYPLSRKRFYGKGLFTLLFAFTMFFGGGLIPLYLVNKELGLLNTMWALVLPGAISAYNMIIMRTYFQTRIPVELEESAYVDGCNDFHMLYRIVLPLSMPIIAVMILFYGVGHWNSYFDAMIYLTDRHKFPLQLILREILVQNDFKEMAGISVGAEYADQMMVKEGLKYAIVVLSALPLLLLYPLLSRFFEKGIMVGAIKG; from the coding sequence GTGCTGCTGAACATCAAACGAACGCCTGGAGAAAAGCTGGCCGATATCATCCTTTTAGTGCTGTCCGTCCTCGTGATCATCGCCATTTTGTACCCGCTTCTCTTTGTCTTGTTTGCTTCATTTTCCGATCCGCGCCAAATATGGGACAAGCCACTGCTGCTGTTCCCGGCTGGCTTCAACCTGGACAGTTATGCCAAAGTGTTCGAGAACAGCGAGATCTGGAGAGGGTATGCCAATACGCTCCTGTACGCATTCATCGGGACGGCGATCAATATTATGATGACGGTATTTGGCGCTTATCCGCTCTCCAGAAAGCGCTTTTACGGCAAGGGACTGTTTACGCTGCTGTTTGCTTTTACAATGTTTTTCGGCGGTGGGCTGATCCCTCTTTATTTGGTAAACAAGGAGCTTGGTTTGCTGAATACGATGTGGGCCTTGGTACTGCCTGGTGCGATCAGCGCCTACAACATGATTATTATGCGAACCTACTTCCAGACCCGGATTCCGGTGGAGCTCGAAGAGAGCGCCTACGTTGATGGCTGCAATGATTTTCATATGCTGTACCGAATTGTCCTGCCTTTGTCCATGCCGATCATTGCCGTCATGATCCTGTTTTACGGGGTCGGCCACTGGAACTCTTATTTTGACGCTATGATTTATTTGACGGATCGGCATAAATTTCCGCTGCAGCTGATATTAAGGGAAATACTGGTTCAGAACGACTTCAAGGAAATGGCCGGAATATCGGTCGGTGCCGAATATGCAGATCAGATGATGGTCAAGGAAGGCCTGAAATATGCGATCGTTGTATTATCCGCACTGCCGCTGCTCTTGTTGTATCCGCTGCTGTCGCGTTTCTTTGAGAAAGGCATCATGGTGGGAGCTATCAAAGGGTAA
- a CDS encoding DUF3189 family protein, which produces MIFIYNDYGGTHTTSLAAAYHLNKLPTNRQLTTEEILAVDYFNKLNRSDMGKLVFHGLDENGNPVYTIGRGSSKLVIPALKNLSLILQDKYQNTEPIVFSNTSPTVPLVMTIGGFLSRGLKLGFVGDPLLVAGAKKCCGIIRELVLHTKQTAAARSGTESVIVIENKNYSS; this is translated from the coding sequence ATGATATTTATTTATAATGATTACGGTGGAACGCATACGACCTCACTGGCAGCAGCGTACCATCTCAATAAATTACCTACGAATCGGCAGCTTACAACCGAGGAAATTCTGGCCGTTGACTATTTCAATAAACTAAATAGGTCCGACATGGGCAAACTCGTTTTCCACGGACTGGATGAGAATGGGAATCCGGTGTACACCATTGGACGGGGCTCATCTAAGCTAGTCATTCCAGCTTTAAAAAATTTAAGCCTCATTCTTCAAGACAAATATCAGAACACGGAACCTATTGTGTTTTCCAACACTTCGCCTACTGTTCCATTGGTCATGACGATCGGGGGATTTTTGTCCAGAGGATTAAAATTGGGTTTTGTCGGCGATCCGCTATTAGTGGCAGGTGCAAAGAAATGCTGCGGTATTATCCGTGAACTTGTTCTACATACCAAACAGACCGCAGCCGCCAGGTCCGGTACGGAGTCCGTAATCGTGATTGAGAACAAAAATTATTCTTCATAG
- a CDS encoding helix-turn-helix domain-containing protein, which translates to MQTPDGREGISLESTGTIFGDHFDQDDAYRLRRPHGMQDWLLVYTLHGEGYVRTPAGEKRCGPGQLGLLRANVAHEYGTVQGKRWNFLWIHYPGLPENRMLRHEEFLIETLPDERARRRVELAFRNVLQDSLDRLDLWEALCENALREILLLLAQRTNKRFDPRVEQTLGLLSRSLKEDIRIDAISREIGISGSRLAHLFKQETGYTIVEHLNQMRVRHAALLMIHSGRTANEAAQDVGFNSYNHFADQFRKQYGVSPRQYRQACKPT; encoded by the coding sequence GTGCAGACGCCTGACGGACGGGAAGGCATATCCTTAGAAAGTACCGGAACCATATTCGGCGACCATTTCGATCAAGACGATGCTTATCGCCTGCGTCGTCCTCACGGGATGCAGGACTGGCTGCTTGTCTACACGCTGCATGGAGAGGGCTATGTCCGGACGCCTGCCGGAGAGAAACGCTGCGGGCCCGGGCAGCTCGGGCTGCTGCGCGCCAACGTCGCTCATGAGTATGGGACAGTCCAAGGGAAGCGCTGGAACTTCCTATGGATTCATTATCCCGGGCTTCCGGAAAACAGGATGCTGCGTCATGAGGAGTTTCTGATCGAAACGCTTCCCGATGAACGTGCTCGGAGGCGTGTCGAGTTAGCGTTTCGGAATGTGCTGCAAGATTCGCTGGACCGGTTAGACCTGTGGGAGGCACTATGCGAGAACGCGCTGCGCGAGATTTTACTTCTGCTTGCACAGCGCACGAACAAAAGATTTGATCCAAGGGTCGAACAAACACTCGGCCTGTTGTCCCGTTCGTTAAAAGAAGATATTCGAATTGACGCCATATCGCGAGAAATCGGAATATCGGGGTCAAGGCTGGCCCACTTGTTTAAGCAAGAAACGGGGTACACCATCGTGGAGCATCTGAATCAAATGAGGGTTCGCCATGCCGCCTTATTGATGATCCACTCCGGCCGTACGGCGAACGAAGCCGCGCAGGATGTCGGGTTTAACAGTTACAATCATTTTGCCGATCAGTTTCGCAAACAGTACGGTGTTTCACCGAGGCAGTATCGCCAGGCGTGTAAGCCTACATGA
- a CDS encoding GrpB family protein, with protein sequence MEDTITIVEYEQSWAETFESEKEALLTRLGTEAVAIEHVGSTAIPGQASKPVIDIFVGLTPLRPVAYYESRFDPVIYPHIQTGMQGRYLFAMRTEGKWTHNVHLMMYDDLFHTRNEILLRDYLRSHPELVTQYGEVKRVAAQNANSMEAYTMEKTAFIQMVVDAARSELGLPLQNVWED encoded by the coding sequence ATGGAGGATACCATCACCATTGTAGAATATGAGCAAAGCTGGGCGGAAACTTTTGAATCCGAAAAAGAAGCGTTGCTTACGAGACTTGGTACCGAAGCGGTAGCAATCGAGCATGTGGGGAGTACCGCGATTCCCGGGCAGGCATCCAAGCCGGTGATCGACATCTTTGTCGGCTTGACGCCGCTGCGGCCGGTCGCCTATTACGAATCACGGTTCGATCCGGTCATCTATCCGCATATTCAAACCGGAATGCAGGGGAGATATTTATTTGCAATGCGTACGGAAGGAAAGTGGACCCATAATGTCCACCTTATGATGTATGATGATTTGTTCCATACGAGAAATGAAATTTTGCTGCGAGATTATTTGCGTAGTCATCCAGAGCTTGTAACGCAGTACGGCGAAGTAAAAAGGGTGGCTGCCCAGAACGCAAATTCCATGGAAGCCTACACGATGGAGAAAACCGCTTTTATTCAGATGGTTGTGGATGCGGCCCGAAGTGAGCTGGGCCTTCCGCTGCAAAATGTGTGGGAAGATTAG
- a CDS encoding alcohol dehydrogenase catalytic domain-containing protein, with protein sequence MAVEPLIACGHCSNCRRGMANLYSNSGGYGYSISGGFAGQ encoded by the coding sequence GTGGCCGTTGAACCACTCATAGCTTGCGGCCACTGCTCCAATTGCCGAAGAGGTATGGCGAACCTGTACTCGAACAGCGGCGGTTACGGTTATTCCATTTCTGGCGGGTTCGCGGGCCAATGA
- a CDS encoding endospore germination permease, with amino-acid sequence MPVVKISLRQVSILTAMYTIGSAILIVPSGTANIAKQDAWIAALVGIGLGFIILAVQLQLSKKYPETNLMQLSEKLLGKWIGKTVNFLFLITLLLSGPASVLHEISDFMTIQMLPETPVQAIIFLFGALVVLGVRLGLEVLARSAEMLFPWFLLLFLSMSILLLSEIKWENALPVFESGAHPILQAAISFVSTAFLPHIVLMIIYPGAVNRPAEAYKAVYIGSLFGAGVLFTIIGLAILVLGPDITARNLYPSYMLAKKINIGNFLQRIEAVMAVMWFITLFFRISLYFYAIAIGVSQIFNIKNYQPLVVPLGWILAAVSVFIYPNVPFKVEWDTKTWIPYTITIGFIFPLLLFCMHGIRKMRSKKTKKSSKSG; translated from the coding sequence ATGCCCGTAGTCAAAATTTCGTTGCGCCAGGTCAGCATTTTAACCGCTATGTATACGATCGGAAGCGCTATTCTTATCGTTCCTTCGGGTACGGCTAACATTGCTAAGCAAGATGCTTGGATAGCCGCTTTGGTTGGGATCGGTCTCGGATTCATCATCTTGGCGGTGCAGCTGCAATTGTCTAAAAAGTATCCGGAAACCAATTTGATGCAATTGTCCGAGAAACTTTTAGGAAAATGGATAGGCAAAACGGTAAACTTTCTGTTTTTAATTACATTGCTCCTAAGTGGTCCCGCTTCAGTGTTACACGAAATTAGCGACTTCATGACCATCCAAATGCTGCCCGAAACCCCGGTTCAGGCGATCATTTTCCTCTTCGGGGCCCTTGTTGTCTTGGGGGTGCGGTTAGGGCTGGAAGTGCTGGCCAGATCAGCGGAGATGCTGTTTCCATGGTTTCTTCTTCTGTTTCTGTCCATGAGCATTTTATTATTGTCGGAGATTAAATGGGAGAATGCACTTCCCGTTTTCGAATCGGGGGCCCACCCTATCCTCCAGGCCGCAATCTCTTTTGTTAGTACTGCGTTTTTGCCGCACATCGTGTTGATGATCATCTATCCGGGGGCTGTTAACCGACCGGCAGAGGCTTACAAGGCCGTATATATCGGAAGCCTATTCGGTGCGGGGGTGCTTTTTACGATTATTGGATTAGCGATATTGGTCTTGGGTCCGGACATTACGGCACGAAATCTGTATCCCAGCTATATGCTGGCCAAAAAAATCAATATCGGCAATTTTCTTCAGCGTATTGAAGCAGTCATGGCGGTGATGTGGTTTATCACTTTATTTTTCCGTATCTCCTTGTATTTTTATGCCATTGCGATCGGCGTAAGCCAGATATTTAATATCAAAAATTATCAGCCGCTGGTCGTGCCGCTAGGCTGGATTTTGGCTGCGGTTTCCGTCTTCATATATCCCAATGTTCCATTCAAGGTAGAATGGGATACAAAGACTTGGATACCCTATACAATTACGATCGGATTTATATTCCCGCTGCTGTTGTTCTGCATGCACGGGATCCGGAAAATGCGGTCCAAAAAAACAAAAAAGTCCTCGAAATCCGGCTGA
- a CDS encoding spore germination protein, producing MRYRRRSGHSIKNRTKDTLPANTSTTDPDALSPDIKSSLNHIRAALGNSTDIVIREIPLDEEEKHYIAILYTDGLADQKIISESIMMVVADTAKSLVREDTEHPKPFDGQKILENISFINNEIQSIYDYKKLFHSLLSGDTIFLVDGLDRGIAAGTRGWKDRGVMETSAENVVRGPRESFTESLRTNTALIRRKIKDPHLWMETKQIGRITQTDVAMMYIDGIANEKIVGEVRTRLERIDVDSILESGYIEELVQDKTLTPFPTIYNTERPDVVASELLEGKIAIIVDGTPFVLIVPALFVSFLHAAEDYYQRADISSFLRMLRYLSIFISLLGPSLYVAITTFHHEMLPTQLLFGLAGQREQIPFPAFVEAVLMEVTFEILREAGVRLPKNIGSAISIVGTLVIGQAAVEAGIISPAMVIVVAITAISSFVVPSFNMSIAFRMLRFPLMALAGSFGLFGILVGIIALILHLCSLRSFGIPYMSPFAPLIPEGQKDTILRLPQWMLMNRPRLINQNNEKRKTSTPPQKSRE from the coding sequence ATGCGGTATCGAAGAAGAAGCGGCCATTCCATCAAAAATAGAACCAAAGATACCCTACCAGCTAATACTTCGACAACAGATCCCGATGCTTTAAGTCCGGATATAAAAAGTAGTCTAAACCATATCAGAGCAGCCCTCGGCAACAGTACTGATATCGTGATCAGGGAAATTCCGCTGGATGAAGAGGAGAAACACTATATCGCTATCCTCTATACGGACGGCTTGGCCGACCAAAAGATCATTTCGGAATCCATCATGATGGTCGTAGCTGACACTGCTAAATCCCTGGTGAGGGAAGATACGGAACATCCGAAGCCATTCGATGGGCAAAAGATATTAGAAAACATTTCCTTTATCAATAATGAGATTCAGTCCATTTATGATTATAAAAAGTTGTTCCATTCCTTATTGTCGGGGGACACCATTTTTCTGGTAGATGGATTGGACCGAGGCATCGCAGCAGGTACACGTGGATGGAAGGACCGCGGGGTCATGGAAACGTCGGCGGAAAATGTCGTCCGCGGTCCACGCGAATCCTTTACGGAGTCGCTTCGAACGAATACGGCTTTGATTCGTCGAAAGATCAAGGATCCTCATCTGTGGATGGAAACGAAGCAGATCGGCCGAATTACGCAAACGGACGTCGCCATGATGTACATCGATGGCATTGCCAACGAGAAGATCGTCGGGGAAGTCCGAACCCGGCTTGAACGAATCGATGTGGACAGCATTTTGGAGAGCGGATATATCGAGGAATTGGTGCAGGATAAGACCTTGACTCCATTTCCCACGATTTATAATACCGAACGTCCCGATGTGGTCGCGTCCGAGCTGCTTGAAGGCAAAATCGCTATTATCGTAGATGGCACCCCATTTGTTCTGATCGTTCCGGCCCTATTTGTGTCTTTCTTGCATGCTGCGGAAGATTACTATCAGCGCGCGGATATCAGTTCATTCCTGCGGATGCTGCGCTACCTGAGCATATTCATTTCGTTGCTTGGGCCTTCCCTCTATGTAGCCATAACCACGTTTCATCACGAAATGCTGCCGACCCAGCTCCTGTTCGGGCTGGCTGGACAACGTGAGCAAATTCCGTTTCCCGCCTTCGTCGAGGCCGTCCTCATGGAGGTCACCTTCGAGATTCTGCGGGAAGCAGGCGTGCGGCTTCCCAAAAATATCGGATCCGCTATTTCCATCGTAGGAACGTTGGTCATAGGGCAAGCCGCCGTCGAAGCGGGGATCATCTCTCCCGCCATGGTCATCGTGGTTGCGATAACGGCCATTTCCAGCTTTGTCGTTCCATCTTTCAATATGTCCATTGCTTTTCGGATGCTTCGATTTCCGTTAATGGCGCTTGCCGGATCATTCGGCCTGTTCGGCATCCTTGTCGGGATTATCGCTCTTATTCTGCATTTGTGCAGCCTCCGCTCGTTCGGAATCCCGTATATGTCGCCTTTCGCGCCGTTAATTCCGGAAGGGCAAAAAGATACGATATTGCGGCTGCCACAATGGATGCTGATGAACCGTCCCCGACTGATCAATCAGAACAACGAAAAGCGCAAAACAAGCACACCTCCCCAAAAATCGCGGGAATAG
- a CDS encoding ABC transporter permease subunit, translating into MDARLNSASPKPAPKSNKWTHIKRQLKRNIGLYIIISPAVLYFLIWHYWPMYGVQIAFKDFMPGLGIWNSPWVGFEHFERLFDAYYFWTILKNTIGISLYGLLVGIPAPILLALLFNEIRNRKFRSFAQSISYAPHFISVVVAVGILFFFISPTNGVFNSILVSLGREPVDYLAEPSKFWHLYVWSGVWQGVGWSSLIYSAAISGISPDLYEAAYMDGASKFRRIWHITIPGIVPTIVILSILSAGGIMSVGFEKILLMQNPMNLETSEVISTYMYKSGLLNTQYSFSAAVGLFNNVINFIILIIVNAVARKAGETSLW; encoded by the coding sequence ATGGACGCCCGATTAAACTCGGCATCCCCAAAGCCCGCTCCAAAGTCCAACAAATGGACGCATATTAAAAGGCAGCTTAAGCGAAATATCGGGCTGTACATCATTATCTCGCCGGCGGTGCTTTATTTTTTGATCTGGCATTATTGGCCGATGTACGGCGTTCAGATCGCGTTCAAAGATTTTATGCCTGGCCTTGGCATTTGGAACAGTCCATGGGTCGGATTTGAGCACTTCGAGCGGCTTTTTGACGCTTATTATTTTTGGACGATTCTGAAGAATACCATCGGGATCAGTTTATACGGACTGCTGGTTGGCATTCCCGCTCCAATCTTGCTTGCGCTTTTGTTCAACGAGATTCGAAATCGTAAATTCCGCTCATTCGCCCAAAGCATCTCCTACGCCCCGCACTTCATTTCGGTTGTGGTCGCGGTCGGTATTTTGTTCTTCTTCATCTCGCCAACGAATGGCGTTTTCAACTCCATCCTTGTTTCCCTGGGGAGAGAACCGGTCGATTATCTGGCAGAGCCATCGAAATTCTGGCACCTGTACGTCTGGTCGGGCGTATGGCAAGGAGTTGGCTGGTCTTCACTTATCTATAGCGCTGCCATCTCGGGCATCTCGCCTGACCTGTACGAGGCGGCTTATATGGACGGGGCCAGCAAATTTCGACGAATTTGGCATATTACGATTCCCGGTATCGTTCCAACCATCGTGATCCTGTCCATTCTGAGCGCTGGCGGCATCATGAGTGTCGGCTTTGAGAAAATACTGTTGATGCAAAACCCGATGAACCTGGAAACATCCGAGGTGATCTCCACTTACATGTACAAGAGCGGGCTGCTTAACACCCAGTACAGCTTTTCCGCGGCCGTGGGCTTGTTCAACAATGTGATCAACTTTATCATCCTGATCATCGTCAATGCGGTTGCACGCAAGGCGGGAGAGACCAGCTTATGGTAA
- a CDS encoding Ger(x)C family spore germination protein, whose translation MKRILALILLHIVITLLLSGCWNRRELNELAIAVAAGVDWVDGRYRLSVQVAIPGQITAKRSGSPQAPATLFTAEGDTIFEAARRITQISPRKIYFSHLRMFLMDEAMAREGIAKVLDLLSRDHEFRPDFYLVITKGATAEETLKIMTSMETVPANKLYDSLQISEKVWSPSMAVTLDQLISDITSNGKHPVLTGLVITGNRDLGKTKKNVENIDTPSQLKYSGLAVFKFDKLIGWLNEKDSRGYRLIRGHVKSSVAFVPCRNDGKVIVETLRTDAKLKGKIIESRPAMDIRINLEGNIGAVECSGLDLSQPATVKDLEVEMEEKITQGLESVINKVQTEFKVDIFGFGEAFRRSHPKAWKEMEDAWNDRYFPNLETHIQVDYKIRRTGTTNDSFLNDLKE comes from the coding sequence ATGAAACGGATATTGGCGTTGATTCTCCTACATATCGTCATCACTCTTCTTTTAAGCGGTTGCTGGAACCGCAGAGAATTGAACGAATTGGCCATAGCGGTAGCCGCAGGGGTTGATTGGGTGGACGGCCGCTACCGTTTATCGGTCCAAGTCGCTATTCCCGGGCAGATTACCGCCAAAAGAAGCGGAAGTCCCCAAGCGCCTGCTACACTTTTTACGGCTGAAGGCGATACCATATTTGAGGCGGCCAGGAGAATAACCCAGATTAGCCCGCGAAAAATTTATTTTTCCCATTTACGGATGTTTCTGATGGATGAGGCGATGGCAAGGGAAGGGATAGCCAAAGTTCTGGACCTTCTGTCCAGGGATCACGAATTCCGACCCGATTTCTACCTGGTTATTACCAAAGGAGCAACGGCGGAGGAAACTTTGAAAATCATGACGTCCATGGAAACAGTTCCTGCCAATAAACTTTACGATTCCCTGCAAATCTCGGAGAAGGTTTGGTCACCCAGCATGGCTGTGACACTGGATCAATTGATAAGTGATATTACCAGCAACGGGAAACACCCCGTGCTTACAGGACTGGTGATAACAGGGAATCGGGATCTTGGAAAAACGAAGAAAAACGTAGAAAATATCGATACACCGAGTCAATTGAAATATTCGGGGCTTGCCGTTTTCAAATTTGACAAACTGATTGGCTGGTTAAACGAGAAGGATAGCAGAGGTTATCGACTCATAAGGGGGCACGTGAAAAGCTCTGTAGCTTTTGTTCCCTGTCGGAATGACGGAAAGGTTATCGTGGAGACGCTGAGGACCGATGCCAAGTTGAAGGGGAAAATCATCGAATCCCGTCCTGCAATGGATATCCGAATTAATTTGGAGGGAAATATTGGTGCAGTGGAGTGCAGCGGCTTGGATCTGTCTCAACCTGCGACCGTGAAGGATCTCGAAGTCGAAATGGAAGAAAAAATAACCCAAGGCTTGGAGTCCGTTATCAATAAAGTGCAAACTGAGTTTAAAGTCGACATATTCGGATTCGGGGAGGCTTTTCGCCGTTCGCATCCGAAGGCATGGAAAGAAATGGAGGACGCATGGAACGACCGATATTTTCCGAACCTCGAGACCCATATTCAAGTGGATTACAAAATACGGCGAACCGGAACAACCAATGATTCTTTTCTAAATGATCTAAAGGAATGA